The Pirellulales bacterium region CCAGCTTTCCGGCCTCGGCAAAATCGCGCACCAGAGAAAGCACCTTCGGGTCGCGGCGCAGCTTGTCGGGCATGAACCCGCCAGGGACGACGACACCGTCAAAGTCGGCCGCCTCCATGTCGGCGATCGCCGCATCCGACCGGCATGGATAGCTGTGCTTGCCGCGATAAATGTGGTCGGCCTTCGGACCGGCGACCGTGACGTGTGCCCCCGCTTCGACCAGCCGCAGCCGGGGATACCAGAGTTCCAGGTCCTCGTAGATGTCCTCGACGAACATCAGGAATCGCTTGCCGGAGAGCGGCTGGGTCATGGTGGTAAACCTCAATAAGTCGGCAGTGGGCAGCCGGCAGAGGGCAGTCAGTGGCCAGTAGTCGGTAGTCAGTATACAGAAGGCGGCAGCACGGAGAGCACAGCGCGCATTAGCCGCCGTGCCAGCCCGGCGGCTAAATCATCGCTGACTACTGGTTACCGACTACTGACGATCGGCGATCGATTTCTTGCCAGCATTTACTGCCGGCTGCCCTCTGCCGACTGCCTGCTAATTCAGCCCGGCGGCGCCGCGCGTGCCGACATATTTACAAAGGACGATTTCCAGCCAGATTTCGTCGATCCGGTCGAACGGCTCGTAGATGTGCAGCGCGGAGGAAGTGACGCCGATCATCGGATCCGCGAAGCCAACTCGCCCGTTCTCCTCGGGCAGGGCGAAGGCCGCCGTCGGCGATTCCTCGCCGCGCGAGGCCCGCTGGTGCTCGGGCGTGCCGGGGCTGATCGTGCGGCCGTCGAGCGGCCCGCGGCAAAGGCGAAAGAATCGCTTTCTCATCGTCGCGCGGAACGGAGTGCAGGTCTGGCATTTCGCGCTGCCATGCGCGGCGCGAGAGCGGCATGTGTCCAAGAGAATCGAACCACGGCCGCCACAACTTAAGCTGATTCGCGCTGTCGTCGCCGTGGCGCGCCGCGCAGGGGGCGGCATTCGCGGCACAAGCGTTAACCGTTATGCTGTTTGACACTCCGTCGCATGGCACAAACGATTCCCTCGGCAAGCTCTAACGAACGCATGGAAAAACGCTGGTACGAAATCGAAAACGTCGCGGAACTGGCAACGCCAGCCCTGGTCGTGTACCCCGATCGGGTCGATGAGAACCTGCGCCGCATGATCCGTCGTGCCGGGGGCGTCGGGCGGCTGCGTCCGCACGTAAAAACGCACAAGATGCCCGACGTCGTGCGCCGCAAGCTGGCTTTCGGCATCACGAAGTTCAAATGCGCGACGATCGCCGAGGCCGAGATGCTGGCCGCGTGTGGCGCGCCCGACGTGCTGCTGGCCTATCAGCCGGTCGGGCCCAACGCCGCTCGACTGGCGCAACTGGCGGCGAAGTTCCCGGCGACGCGATTCTCGACGGTCGCCGACGATGCGTGCGCCGTGAGCGCGCTGGCAAGCGCCGTGGCCCAGGTGGGAGCAAGCGTGGAAGTGCTCCTGGATCTCGACGTCGGCATGCACCGCAGCGGCATCGCGCCAGGCGCGGAGGCCGTTGAACTTTATCGTCAGGTTGCGGCGTCTCCTGGCTTGCGTCCTGGCGGCTTGCACGTCTACGACGGGCATATCCGCGCCACGGACCTGGCGACTCGCACCGGCGAGACGGCAAGCGCTTTCGGCGCCGTCGATTCACTCGTCACGGAGTTAACGGTCGCAGGCCTGCCGGTGCCGCGGATCGTCAGCGGTGGCACGCCAACTTTTCCCGTACATGCTTCGCGCGCGGACGTCGAATGCAGCCCCGGCACATGCGTGTTTTGGGATCAGGCGTATGCGACGCGCTTTCCGGACCTTGATTTCCTGCCCGCCGCGTTACTCGTCACGCGCGTCATCAGCCGTCCGACCGCGAATCGACTGTGCCTGGACTTAGGCTATAAGGCCGTATCGCCTGACAACCCCGACCCGCGCGTGCATCTGCTTGATTTGCCGGAGGCGAAAGCGGTGGTGCACAGCGAAGAGCACCTGGCGATCGAAACGTCGCGTGCCGCGGAATTTCGCGTGGGCGACGTGCTGTACGGTGTTCCCTGGCATGTCTGCCCCACGGTCGCGTTGCACGCGGCGGCCGCGACGATCGAAGACCGGCGCGCGACCGGCTCGTGGCCGATCGTGGCGCGCGACCGCAAACTATCGATCTGAAGTCCTCGGCTGTTCGCGGCTTGTCCCCCTCGGCATGCGGAGTTAGGCTCAAGTTCTTCACCGTCGGCCACAAAAGTCGGCCGCGGCGCAAGAGCACGTCGCGGATTTCGCAAGCGCAGGCGGCCTTCGAAATAGTGCAGCGGCGCGTGGCCGCGTGAGTCCATGAAACCTCGCACCAAAACGCAGCGGAAGCAGCCGCGATCGACCTCCCGTGGATCCCGCTACGCGCCGCTTGCCCCCGCCGAACCGCGTTGGCGCTTGACTGCCGGAGCCGGCCTGCTTGTGGCGATGGTGGCCGTCGCCTATCTGCCGGTGGTGCGGACCGGCTTCATCTGGGATGACGAGAATTACGTCGAGGGTAACGAAGCCCTGCGCACGGTCGACGGGCTGCGCCGCATCTGGCTCGTTCCGGCCACCGAGAAGCAATACTACCCGCTCGTCCACACGACGTTCTGGCTCGAATATCACTTGTGGGGCTTGCGGCCGCTGGGGTACCACCTGGTGAACGTCGCTTTGCACGCGACATCCGCGGTGCTGTTTTGGCGCTTGCTCGCGCGGCTGCGCGTGCCAGGGGGATGGCTGGCGGCGGCGATCTTCGCCGTCCATCCGGTCATGGCCGAAAGCGTCGCCTGGGTTACCGAGCGGAAGAACGTCTTGAGCCTGCTTTTGGCTCTCCTCTCGCTGCACGCGTATTTCCGCTTCGCGCCGCCCGAGCAAACAGAAAACGGTCGTGACGTCAGGCTCGCTGGCAACTGGCGCTCGTATACATTGTCGCTCGCGCTGTTCGTGGCGGCGCTCTTGAGCAAGACGGTGGTTGCTTCGCTGCCCGCGGTGATTTTGGTGATCGTGTGGTGGAAGCGGGGGCAGGTCTCGGGAAGAGAGATTCTGCCGCTGGTTCCGTTTTTCGTCGTGGGCATCGGCTTGGGACTGTTCA contains the following coding sequences:
- a CDS encoding D-TA family PLP-dependent enzyme, translated to MAQTIPSASSNERMEKRWYEIENVAELATPALVVYPDRVDENLRRMIRRAGGVGRLRPHVKTHKMPDVVRRKLAFGITKFKCATIAEAEMLAACGAPDVLLAYQPVGPNAARLAQLAAKFPATRFSTVADDACAVSALASAVAQVGASVEVLLDLDVGMHRSGIAPGAEAVELYRQVAASPGLRPGGLHVYDGHIRATDLATRTGETASAFGAVDSLVTELTVAGLPVPRIVSGGTPTFPVHASRADVECSPGTCVFWDQAYATRFPDLDFLPAALLVTRVISRPTANRLCLDLGYKAVSPDNPDPRVHLLDLPEAKAVVHSEEHLAIETSRAAEFRVGDVLYGVPWHVCPTVALHAAAATIEDRRATGSWPIVARDRKLSI
- a CDS encoding type 1 glutamine amidotransferase domain-containing protein, coding for MTQPLSGKRFLMFVEDIYEDLELWYPRLRLVEAGAHVTVAGPKADHIYRGKHSYPCRSDAAIADMEAADFDGVVVPGGFMPDKLRRDPKVLSLVRDFAEAGKLVAAVCHGGWIPISAGVYRGVRVTGSPGIKDDLVNAGAQWEDAAVVVDRHFVSSRKPDDLPDFCRAIIDVVGSRQ